A window from Scleropages formosus chromosome 17, fSclFor1.1, whole genome shotgun sequence encodes these proteins:
- the LOC108938948 gene encoding alpha-1-antitrypsin-like, translated as MQLLLCLCLVLLVFCTCVQSDHHGGGGHSEKDHSDKKHGIEHHHGNHRQRHHPWGRRENGSLSIYNENVEFAFDLYRQIISQPDSQSKNIFFSPLSVSLALAALSLGTRGKTHQQLFSGLGFNETEITVEEVNEAFHQILLDLNQKTDVDLSVGSALFIHDTFKPQPEFLENMKRYYHSEGFTTDFTKTNEAIDLINKYVNDKTHGKISKLVEELDQDTVMYLMSYMYFKGKWEIAFDRENTELGVFHVNKTHEVTVQMMKNSDLFLVYHDKEVSTHVLQLYYNESVSMMLILPEHGLEALEKVFSRNLVGKWRRSVRKMECDIYVPKFSIEASYDLKDILTGMGITDIFSAGADFTGISDSPLVVSKVVQKATLDVDESGSTATAATGVEVTLRSAMDSPSLRFNHPFMIIMSNHKTRSILFMGKVVNPTEK; from the exons ATGCAGCTACTTCTCTGTCTGTGCCTTGTATTGTTGGTGTTCTGCACTTGCGTGCAGAGTGACCACCATGGAGGAGGTGGCCACAGTGAGAAGGATCACAGTGATAAAAAGCATGGCATTGAGCATCACCATGGAAACCACAGACAAAGACATCATCCCTGGGGGCGACGTGAAAATGGGAGCCTCAGTATATACAACGAGAATGTTGAATTTGCCTTTGATCTATACAGACAAATTATTTCCCAGCCTGATTCCCAATCGAAAAACATCTTCTTCTCCCCACTGAGCGTGTCACTCGCCCTGGCTGCTCTTTCTCTGGGAACAAGGGGTAAAACACACCAGCAACTCTTCAGTGGCCTCGGCTTCAATGAAACAGAAATCACTGTGGAGGAGGTGAACGAGGCCTTCCACCAGATCCTCTTAGACCTCAATCAGAAGACAGATGTTGATCTTTCAGTGGGCAGTGCTCTGTTTATTCACGATACCTTCAAACCTCAGCCAGAATTTCTGGAGAACATGAAGCGTTACTACCACTCAGAAGGCTTCACTACAGATTTCACCAAGACCAATGAGGCCATAGACCTTATTAATAAATATGTGAATGATAAAACTCATggcaaaatatcaaaattagTTGAAGAGCTGGACCAAGATACAGTTATGTATCTAATGAGCTACATGTATTTCAAGG gtaaaTGGGAGATTGCATTTGACCGTGAAAATACAGAACTAGGTGTCTTTCATGTGAACAAAACGCATGAAGTTACTGTTCAAATGATGAAAAACTCAGACTTATTTCTCGTTTATCATGACAAAGAAGTATCCACACATGTTCTCCAGCTATATTACAACGAATCTGTCTCAATGATGCTGATTCTACCTGAGCATGGCTTGGAGGCCTTAGAGAAGGTATTTTCTAGGAATCTCGTTGGGAAATGGCGTAGATCAGTGCGGAAGAT GGAGTGTGATATTTATGTCCCAAAATTTTCCATTGAAGCATCATATGATCTGAAAGACATTCTGACTGGAATGGGAATCACTGACATTTTTAGTGCAGGAGCTGACTTCACAGGAATCTCAGACAGTCCGTTAGTTGTGTCAAAG GTTGTTCAGAAGGCCACTCTTGATGTTGACGAGTCAGGatccacagcaacagcagcaacaggtgTAGAAGTTACACTTAGGTCGGCAATGGATTCACCTTCACTGCGGTTTAACCATCCTTTCATGATAATCATGAGCAATCATAAAACCAGGAGTATACTGTTCATGGGAAAAGTTGTAAATCCCacagaaaaataa
- the LOC108938947 gene encoding alpha-1-antitrypsin-like, translated as MRLLLGLCTVLMMLCTSVLNDRSAGGHHQREAHQQEDGHWHGRGHGHGHGHGHREGHEHGRGHRHRKGHGRGHEHRHGHHNGHHGQGHHHHHHHHHHHHHHERHRNGSLLIFRQNAEFALHLYKCIVSQPDSQWKNVLFSPLSVSLALAALSLGAKGETHRQLFSGLGFNETEITVEEVNEAFHQILLDLSQKTDVDLSVGSALFMNDTFQPQPEFLESMKRYYHSEAFTADFTKTTGTTDLINKYVNDKTDGKINKLIQNLDPNTVMYLISYMYFKGKWEIPFDPEDTQESFFHVNKTHKVPVQMMKNSGSFLVYHDKKESTHVLQLYYNESVSMMLILPEHGLKALEKVLSGDLLSKWRRSLKKKECDVYIPKFSIEASYDLKDILTGMGITDIFSAGADFTGISDSPLVVSQVIQKANIDVDESGSTATAATGVKIMFYSPRFPFTLNFNHPFKFIISNHKTRSILFMGKVVNPTENQTNK; from the exons CTTGGTCTGTGCACTGTTTTGATGATGCTCTGCACTTCTGTGCTGAATGACCGCAGTGCAGGTGGTCACCATCAGAGGGAAGCTCATCAACAAGAGGATGGGCATTGGCATGGACGTGGGCATGGACATGGACATGGACATGGACACAGAGAGGGACATGAGCATGGGCGTGGGCACCGTCACAGGAAGGGACATGGGCGTGGCCATGAGCACAGGCATGGACACCACAATGGGCACCATGGACAGGgacatcatcaccatcaccatcaccatcaccatcaccatcaccatgaACGACATAGAAATGGGAGCCTCTTGATATTCAGACAGAATGCGGAATTTGCCTTGCATCTGTACAAGTGCATTGTTTCCCAGCCCGATTCCCAATGGAAGAACGTCTTATTCTCCCCACTGAGTGTGTCACTCGCCCTGGCTGCTCTTTCTCTGGGAGCAAAGGGCGAAACACACCGGCAGCTCTTCAGTGGCCTCGGCTTCAATGAAACAGAAATCACTGTGGAGGAAGTGAACGAGGCCTTTCACCAGATCCTCTTAGACCTCAGTCAGAAGACAGATGTTGATCTTTCAGTGGGCAGCGCTCTGTTTATGAATGACACCTTCCAACCTCAGCCAGAATTTCTGGAGAGTATGAAGCGTTACTACCACTCAGAAGCTTTTACTGCAGATTTCACCAAGACCACTGGGACCACAGACcttattaataaatatgtaaatgataaaaCTGATGGCAAAATTAACAAACTAATTCAAAATCTGGATCCAAATACAGTTATGTATTTAATCAGCTATATGTATTTCAAGG gtaAATGGGAGATTCCATTTGATCCTGAAGATACACAAGAAAGTTTCTTccatgtaaacaaaacacataaagTTCCTGTTCAAATGATGAAGAACTCAGGCTCATTTCTCGTTTATCATGACAAAAAAGAATCCACACATGTTCTCCAGCTATATTACAACGAATCTGTCTCAATGATGCTGATTCTCCCTGAACATGGCTTAAAGGCATTAGAGAAAGTGTTATCTGGAGATCTTCTTTCGAAGTGGCGTAGATCACTGAAGAAGAA GGAGTGTGATGTTTATATCCCAAAATTTTCCATTGAAGCATCATATGATCTGAAAGACATTCTGACTGGAATGGGAATCACTGACATATTTAGTGCAGGCGCTGACTTCACAGGAATCTCAGACAGTCCATTAGTTGTGTCACAG GTTATTCAGAAGGCCAATATTGATGTTGATGAATCAGGATCCACAGCAACCGCAGCAACTGGAGTAAAGATTATGTTTTATTCTCCACGATTTCCCTTTACATTGAATTTTAACCATCCTTTCAAGTTCATAATAAGCAATCACAAAACCAGGAGTATACTGTTCATGGGAAAAGTTGTAAATCCCACagaaaatcaaacaaacaaatga